DNA from Metabacillus flavus:
TTGTCCTGTTCAAATCCTGTGAATCACTTCCGCCGATGGTGAGAGGGGCACCAATCATGCGCGCCTCATCGCGAAGCTTTGAAATGGTATTGATTTCACCGTTGTGGCCGAGCATGCTGAACGGCTGCACACGGAAAAAGTTTGATAGGGTATTAGTTGAATAGCGGTTGTGGCCGAGAGTCATGGAAGACGCCACTAGCGGATCTGCCAGGTCATGATAATACTGCGGCAAAACGTCTCCGGCGCCCATTACCTTGTAAACTGCGGCATGCTGGCTTAGGGAAGCCGCATGGATATGCTCATCCTTTTCAAGTTCAATAGCCAAGTCAAATAGGCGTTTGGCAAGTGTTTCATTGGTTTTTTTTACAGGAATCAGGGCAGTCTGCCAGAAAAGAGGCTCCTCCTGAACTGCAATCGGACCAAGTGCGTTAGAAGATGTAACTTTGTCCGTTTCAAAAACAATTTCAAAACCGTAGGATGCAATATGCTTTATTGCGGCTTTCTTCGACTCTGACTGATTGCCATGGCGGGATAAAAAGAAATGGCCGACTATAAAATCGTCTCTGTCAGCCAGTTTTGTATCGGCACCGGCCTGTTCAAGCTTTTGCTTCCAGAGATTGCGCGGGATATCAATGTGAATGCCTACGCCGTCGCCTTCTTCATTAATGAAGCCTGCGCGATGGTTCATCGTGACAAGGGCTTTAATACAAGCATCGATGTTCTCTTTCGTCGGTATTTTATGTTTTTCTACTATTGAAACAATACCGCATGCATCGTGCTCTGCGTTTTCATAGTTTTTGAATGTACTGGGACTCCACTTTTGCTTCATATTAATCGGCTGCCATGAGGGAACTTTATATTCCGCTCGCTGCGCCTTCACCTCCTGCTGATAAATGTTGAAATGGTAAGTAAGATTGAAGAGTAATAGGATGTAAAAATAGGGCGGAGAAAAGAAAAGTAAACAGTGCCGGACAAGTATTGAACCTGCACTGAATTTATATAATTTTCAGAATTGTAGCTTTTATCATACCATCTAAGAAAAACATTTTCAATTATTTATGCAAAATGATGAAAGGAGCATTCATGTCAACAACTATGGCATATTTGTTCCAAACGCTCGTATGCATGAATAAGTAAGCGTTTTCATAGGAGTGTTTAAAAAGAATCAGAGAATGAAAGTGTAGTTTAATTGTATAATAGTGTATTTTTATACAGTTAGTTTATAAGAGGAGGAAATTTGCCGGGCGGCCCGTATATGGAACGTACTGGCGCGTAAGTGCGGTTAGATGGCACGTATTATTCTGCGGAACTTGGCCTGTAAACAGTGCCGGATGGTCCGTATTTGGAACTTGGCCCGCAAATAGCCTCAAATGGCCCGAATTCGGGGAAACTTGGCCCGGAAACCGCCGAAAATGGCCCGTATTGAGGAAAACTTGGCCCGTAAACGGCCGTGGGTGGCCCGGAAATAAAAAAGGACCGGCTCAAAAGCAGGCCGGTCCCTTACCAAATCCTATTTTTTCAGCGCTTTAAACGCTTTTTCCACTGCAGCTAGAGTCTCCGTAATATCTTCTTCCGTATGCTCGGTTGTCAGGAACCAAGCTTCGTATTTAGACGGGGCAAGGTTGATTCCCTGATGCAGCATTTCCTTAAAGAAGCGGGCGAACATTTCGCCGTCTGTGTTCTCTGCCTGCTCATAGTTTTCTACTTTTTCATCCGTAAAGTAGATCGTCAGCGCGCCTTTCAGACGATTGACTGTGATTGTGATATCATGTGCAGCCGCATGCTTCAGGATGCCTTCTTCAAGGATTGCGCCCAGGCGGTCCATTTCTTCGTATACGCCCTCCTGCTCCAGTACTTCGAGGCAGGCGATTCCGGAAAGAATGGAAGCGGGGTTGCCGGCCATTGTTCCTGCTTGATACGCAGGTCCGAGCGGTGCGACAGTTTCCATAATCTCTTTTTTGCCGCCGTACGCGCCGATTGGCAGTCCGCCGCCGATTATTTTTCCGAGCGCGGTCAAGTCAGGGGTCACACCGAGCATATCCTGAGCGCCTCCATACATGAAGCGGAATGCCGTGATGACTTCATCGTAAATCACAAGGGCTCCTGCATTGTGGGTAATTTCGTTTACCTGCTCCAGGAAGCCGGGTTTCGGTTCCACAATCCCGAAGTTGCCGACGATCGGCTCTACCAGCACAGCGGCGATTTCACTTCCCCATTTTTCCATCGCTTCGCGGAACGGTTCAATGTCGTTGAAGGGAACGGTGATTACTTCCTGGGCGATGCTTTTTGGAACCCCCGCAGAGTCCGGTGTACCGAGAGTTGCAGGACCTGATCCTGCTGCAACAAGGACAAGATCGGAGTGGCCGTGGTAGCATCCTGCGAACTTAATGACTTTATCGCGTCCTGTGTAAGCACGGGCTACACGGATCGTCGTCATGACGGCTTCCGTACCGGAGTTCACGAAGCGCACCTTTTCCATGTTCGGCATGGCTTGCTTCAGCTTTTTAGCAAAATCAATTTCGAACGGAGTCGGTGTTCCGTAGAGAACGCCGTTTTCCGCCGCTTTTGTAATGGCTTTTGTGATATGGGGGTGGGCATGCCCGGTAATAATCGGACCGTATGCCGCCAGGTAATCTATGTATTTATTTCCGTCTACATCCCAGAAGTATGCGCCTTGGCCTTTTTCCATGACAACGGGAGCTCCTCCGCCAACGGCTTTATAGGATCGGGAAGGGCTGTTTACGCCACCGACAATATGTTCAAGCGCTTCTTTTTGAAGTTCTTCTGATCTGGTAAATTGCATAATAAAAATCCTCCTAAAAAAGTCTGCTCTCTCATTCTAGCACTTTTTCAGGAGGATTTCTGTTCAGCTACTTGGAAATGATTTCATCAACGATTCCATAAGCGAGTGCTTCTTCCGCCGTCATATAGTAATCGCGGTCCGAATCCCGGGCAACCTTTTCGATTGGCTGTCCGGTCTGTTCGGCAATTTTTTCATTCAATATCTGTTTGGTGTGAAGCAGGCGTTTCGCGGTTATTTCGATATCGGATGCCTGGCCGCGGGCTCCTCCAAGCGGCTGATGAATCATAACCTCAGCTGAAGGGAGCGCATACCGTTTTCCCTTTTTGCCGGAAAGGAGCAGCATTGCTCCCATGGAAGCGGCCATCCCAATGCAGATCGTTTTCACGTCAGGCTGGATGTAATCCATCGTATCGATAATCGCAAACCCAGCCGTGACAGAACCACCCGGACTATTTATATAGAGGGAAATATCTTTTTCCGGATCCTCGGAAGCAAGGAAAAGCATCTGGGCAACCGCGCTGTTGGCTGTATGATCATTGATTTCATCACTGATCATGATGATGCGGTCTTTTAAAAGCCTTGAGTATATATCATACGATCTCTCGCCATGTTTTGTTTGTTCCACTACGTAAGGAATCATATTCATCTGCAAATCCTCCGTTTATTAAGCGGCCATAAGTGCCGTCGGTCCGCTGTTTGATTTTGGAACGAGGGTCAGCAGATTGAGCAGGGGATGTGGATCTTCTTCAGTCAGAGAGCGGCTGATGGCAGCGGCCAGCTCTCTATCGATGTCCGATGTGCCATCCCGCATCGTGTGCTGCCTCGCCCTGAATAGCAGGGCTTTAACGGTTGCAACCGTAAATCCTGTTATTTCAGCGATTTCTTCATTTTTGAAAAGCAGCGCTTCCTTCAGCACAAAGACCGCTGCCTGTTTTTTCGTCATGACCGATGCAAGCCATTCGGCAAGCTCCGCTATTTTGCTTTCTGTTTTGGCTCCAGTTAAATCAGATGGGACGAACCCGGTCGTAATTCGCTTTTGTTTGCGGAAGAAATCAATGTGCAAATGGCAGGCGGCTTTGTTATATAGGGCCTGCGGCAGATCCTCCGGCAGTTCTTGATACTTTTCTAAAAGTTTGCATACGGTTGCTTGAGCGAGATCCTCCGCATCCCATTTATTCCGTGTGAGCATGAGACAGTATTTAAATAGGGAAAGATACGTTTCATGAAGGTCTTTCTTTTCAAAACGAGCAGCGCTGCTATTGTTCATCGATTTCACTCCTTAAAGGTGCACCTTTGTATATTAAACGGATGAATGGCTTAAAAGGATATGGGTTTCTGCATTTTATTCTTTCCAGGGAAGATGAATTCCTTCAAAGTTGGGATGATATAGGCTAAACTATCTTTGGCAGACATTACGAAGGGAACGTGCAAAATGAAAAATGTCATTGAAACTGAAGGGCTTCGGAAGGAATTTAAAGCCTATTCGAGCCGGGAAGGCCTAGGAGGCGCTTTTCGGGATTTGTTTACACGCAATTATAAAGTGGTCCGCGCTGTCGACGATTTATCGTTTACCATCAAGCAGGGAGAGATGGTCGGTTATATTGGTGAAAACGGAGCGGGGAAATCCACTTCCATAAAAATGCTGACGGGAATCCTCAATCCAACGGCCGGAACGGTTCGTGTCAATGGAATGGATCCCCACAGGCAGCGGGAGAAATTTGTAAGCTCGATCGGTGTTGTTTTCGGCCAGCGCTCCCAGCTTTGGTGGGATATCGCGGTTCAGGAATCATTCCGTCTTTTGAAAAAAGTGTACAAGGTGTCTGATGAGGATTATAAAAATCACATGGGGCATGTGATTGAATCGCTTGATATCGGTCCGCTTTTGGATAAGCCGGTGAGAAAGCTGTCGCTTGGACAGCGGATGCGCTGCGAGCTTGCCGCTGCATTGATTCATAATCCGCCGCTCTTGTTTCTGGACGAGCCGACAATTGGGCTGGATGTACTGGTGAAACTGAAGATCCGCCAGTTCTTGAAGGAAATGAATGAAAAGTACAAAACGACGATCCTGCTGACCACCCATGATTTATCCGATATTGAAGCGCTTTGTGAGCGGGTCATCATGCTTGACCAAGGAAAAATTATTTATGATGGCGCGCTTGCACATCTCCGCCAGGATTTCGGGGAAGGAAAGAAGATTGAATTTCAGTTTGGAGAGGCTGTGGATGAATCATCATTAAAGGATCTATCAGAGGAGCTTGAAGTTTTCTGGCAGCAAAACAATGAAAACAGCTGGACGGCCTTGCTCACAGCACAGGAAGCCGGCATGTCCGAGCTTATCGGCCGTGTAGTAGGAGCGAAAAAAGTGCTGGATATGAGCATTCATGAGGTTTCAACGGAAGAAATCATCCGCCAGATTTATGAAAAAGGCTACCAGCCGGAGAAGAGGATCCTGACATGATGCGGGGGTCTTGGCATGGATAAATATATAGAAATGGTGCGGATCCGCTTTTTGATGATGCTCGCGTACCGGACGAACTATTATAGCGGCATTTTGATCTACAGCATTAACATCGGCGCTTACTTCTTCTTATGGTCCGCGATTTATGGAGACAAAGGGAATATTCAGGGTCTGAGTGTGCTGCAGATGTCTACTTATGTGGCAGTGGCCTGGATGGCGCGCGCTTTTTATTTCAACAATATCGACAGGGAAATTGCCCTTGAAATTAAGGAAGGGAAGGTAGCCGTTGAGCTGCTTCGTCCCTATCATTACCTTGGGATGAAGACGATGCAGGCGTTCGGTGAAGGGGTATTTCGCCTATTATTCTTCTCGATGCCGGGCATGATTTTTATCGCTTTTGTTTTTCCGCTGGAATTTCCGGGGAATGCCGCAACGTGGATCTTTTTTGCGCTGTCACTCGTTTTCAGCTTTATCATCAACACGCAAATCAATTTGCTCACAGGAATTATGACGTTCTTTCTATTTAATAATGATGGGTTAATCAGAGCGAAACGTGTAGTAGTGGATCTGTTTTCGGGGCTGCTGCTGCCAATCAGCTTTTACCCGGGCTGGGCGCAGGGAGTCATGCAATATTTCCCGTTCCAGGCCATCAGCTATGTGCCAAACATGATTTTCACAGAGGCCTATAAAGGAAACGAACTCCTGCAGGCACTTCTTTATCAAGGGATATGGGCGATCCTCCTCCTTATTCCAATCCAGCTTCTATGGATGCTGGCAAAAAAGCAAATGGTCATCCAGGGAGGGTAACGCATGTATTACGTATCGATGTTTATCCAATATGCAGGACAATATATGAAAACGAGACTGCAATACCGCGCTGATGTGCTCGTCGAAATCTTTTCCGACTTTCTGTTCCAGGCCGTCAATTTGATTTTTATCCTCGTTGTATTTGGCCACACCCAGTCATTAAGCGGATGGAATCAAAATGAAATCATCTTTATCTATGGATTCTTCCTTATCCCATTTGCGATTTTCGGAGCTTTTTTCAACATATGGGACTTTAATGAACGGTACATTGTAAAAGGAGAGATGGACCGGATTTTAACGAGGCCGATCCACAGCCTGTTTCAAATCACGCTTGAAAGAATGGAACTGGAATCGCTGTTCGGAGCGGTTACTGGTTTTGCGGTTATGATGTACGCGGGATCCCAGCTTGATCTCCCGTTTTACTGGCATGATCCGCTCGTCTTCATCCTTTTCACCGTGGGAGGAGTATTGGTTTATGCAGGCATCTTTATCATGATTGCAAGCATCAGCTTTTACTCCGACTCCCGCACATCCATTATGCCGATGATGTATAATATCGGTAACTATGGACGGTACCCGGTCGATATCTACAACAAAGCCATCCGCTTCGTCTTAACGTGGATCCTGCCATTCGCCTTCGTCGGCATGTACCCTGCTGCCTACTTCTTGAGGAAAGAAGAATGGTACACATACGCATTTTTAACTCCGGTTGTCGGGGTTGCATTCTTCTTGATTGCCGTGTTTGTGTGGAATCAGGGAGTGAAGCAGTATCGGGGAGCGGGGAACTGAATTTGGCGCTTTGTGTGGTACTTTGCTTGCACTGACCCTCAATACGGCAGTGCGGCGGGGGAATGAGCAGCTGCCCGCTAAACCCGCGTCCAGTGTGCAATTACAAGGGTGGGGACGGAGATTTAGTCCTTTAGCGGAATGAAGGTCAGAGCAATGCACTGACCCCCAATGCGGCAGTGCAGCGGGGGACAAAGCACCACCGCCTTTTATTCCATCTGTAATAAACGTTCTCCAGCACAGGGGACAGAGATTTAGTCCTTTAGCAGAACGGGGGTCAGTGCAAACCCACAGTCGAAAGGAGCCAATCCTGATGGCCAAGAAAAAAGAATCACCCCCTAAAGAAGAACCCAAAAAAGCTCCTGAGTGGGAGAAGCTGTATCAGCTGATTAGTAAGAAAGTGAAGAAAAGGTGATTTATATAGTAGAGACCGGCTCGTGGTTTGGGGCCGGTCTTTTAACGTTTGTATGACTGTTTGGTATGAGATTATTGCAAGAAAAGCAGCAACAGACTTTAAAACTTTAAAAATGCACTATATTTCCAGGCACATAATCGGACTTTCTCCATGCATATACATAAAAAAAGGACAAACACGGAGGCTGCTATGGAACCGATTATTGCTGTTGCTACCATCATCTGCCTGCTCATGTCTGTTCGAATAACAGCGAAGACGTTCAAAGAGCAGCAATTCCTGTCCCGCGAAACGATTCTCGTCATCGCGTTTTTATATTTATCGATTTTGATTGGTTTTGCGATGCTGTATCTTCTATTTATCCAAACTGGACAAGGGATTCTAACGCAGGGCAATGAGCCGATTAAAGGGGATTATCTGGAGCATTTGAATACAAGTCTGTATTTTAGTGCGGTCACACTGTTCTCGGTCGGCTATGGGGAGATCATTCCGGTGGGAGCGGGGAGGCTGATTGCCGTTCTCGAAGCATTGATTGGATATATGCTGCCGGTCATTTTAGTAGCAAGAACGGTGCTGGAGATAGATAAAAACGCTAAATAGTTGTACGAACTCTTACTTTTGGGTACCCTCTAGATAGAAATCATTTTTGGAGGGGAAAACATGAGTATTGAAGTTGGGGTTCAGGCTCCTGAATTTGAACTGAATGCAGCCGGCGGCGAAAAAATTAAGCTGTCTGATTATAAAGGGAAATATGTTGTTCTCTATTTTTATCCGAAGGACATGACACCGGGATGTACGACACAGGCCTGTGATTTCCGCGACCGCCACAGTGAATTTGCTGATGTCAATGCGGTGATTCTCGGTGTGAGTCCGGACCCTGTGGATAAGCATGATAAATTCAGAGACAAATATGATCTTCCTTTCCATCTGCTAGCCGATGAGGATCATAAGGTATCTGAAGCATATGGTGTATGGAAGCTGAAAAAGAACTTCGGAAAAGAATACATGGGCATCGAACGCTCTACTTTTATTATCGATCCTGAAGGCAAGATTATTAAAGAATGGAAAAAAGTTAAAGTGAAGGATCATGTGGAGGACGCACTGTCGTTTATCAAGAATGAGTCCAACTAAACCGTGAAGGCCTGGGAGAATGTTTCTCAGGTTTTTTTGATTTAACACCGCGGCTTGAATTCAAAATCGGAAGGAATACCAGCCTCCTAACACGAATAGGAAAAAGGTAAATAATTAGGAGGCGATTATAATGGAGAACCATCCGAAAAAGCTCTATGAATACAATGCGTGGGCGCATCAGCGGATTCTTGGCCATTTAAAGACCCTTCCTCAGGACATCTTTCATAAGGAAATAAAAAGCACCTTTCCCTCTGTTTCTGCGACGATGACTCATATCTATGTAACAGAATATTTATGGCTTCAAGCGCTGGAAGGAAAGGAAATGGCGGCTGCTATGGAAGCGGCAGGTAAACTGCGTGAAGAGCTGGGAGAACTATCGCTGGATGAGATTGAAAAGGAGTTCATTGAAATAACCGCTCAATTTCAATCCTTCTTTAACCTCAATCCTGATTTGGAAAAGAAAATCATGCTCAACAATCCATTCGCTGGAGAAAGAGAAACCAGTCTGGCAGAAATCATTTTTCATATTATAAATCACGGGACGTATCATAGAGGCAATATTTCAGCGATGCTTCACCAGCTGGATGAATCTTCTTTGATGACCGATTACGTATATTATTGGTACAGGGATCAGCTTACTCCTAAAAAATGAAAAGGACCGGATGCTTGGTATCCGGTCCTTCCTTTTATTCTTCTTTTTTGCTGCGTCCAGCGCGTTTTACTGCTTCCTTCAAAATAATCTCGATCTGAGCATTTACACTTCGGATTTCATCGTCTGCCCATTTTTCAAGCGCTTTGTAGAGCTCGGGATCAATTCTGAGAGGGAAATTTTTTCGCTTCATTTCATCACAACCTAGTAGATGCTTCCTGAATTAATGATCGGCTGCATGCCTTTTTCAGACACGAGGGAGACCATCAAATTATTCACCATCTGTGCTTTTTTCTCTTCATCCAATTCCACAACGCCTTCTTCAGCAAGCTGATCGATTGCGGACTTCACAAGACCTACGGCTCCATCAACAATAACTTTTCTTGCAGCAAGAACCGCAGTTGCCTGCTGTCTCTGCAGCATAGCTGATGCAATTTCAGACGAATAAGCAAGGTGCATAATTCTGGCCTCGATCACTTCAACCCCTGCAACTTGAAGTCTTCTTTGAAGATCGCTTGCCAGCATATCGGCAATTTCATCACTATTTTTCCTTAAAGAGATACCCTCATCTCCGTAAAAATTATCATAAGGATACTGAGTGGCGATATGACGAATTCCAGTTTCACTTTGGATGCGGACAAATTCTACATAATCGTTTACATCATACATGGCTTTCGCTGAATCCAATACCCTGTAAACAATGACAGCTGCAATTTCAATCGGATTACCTTCAAAATCATTCACTTTAAGCTTGTCACTGTTAAAGTTCACCGCTCGAAGTGAAATGGTGCTGCGGATTGTGAGCGGAATCGTCATCCAAAATCCTTGATCACGGATGACTCCCCGGTATGTGCCGAAGAACGTACAAACATTTGCTTTATTAGGCTGGACAATCGTCAGCCCGCTGAGCACAAGCATACCTAGAAGAAGGGAGGCAATGGCTAAAACAATCCCCGCGACTTCTCCAAACTGCTGCTGTGCATTGAAGAAGAAGAGGGCTCCTCCGCAAAAGATGAGAAACAATAGGATACCCATGAATCCATTAACCTTCCAGATCTTTTTCTCTGTCATTCATCTGACCCCCAATATATTTATATCATTATGATATCACTTTAATATCAGAATTACACTATAATTTTACATTTAAGGAAAAATGTTTGAAAAGGGGGCGTTCGTCCATTCCGAAATTGGCACTGCGGTATATAGTAAGAGGGAAGGCATAACCTCCTCAAAAGTTAGTGCGACATTGGTGCAGAATTAATTTCTGCACATTTTTTTATGAGAAAACTTTTTCTTAATTGCGTATTCCAGCAGGGCGGAGCATTGACAAAACTCAATTCCGCAGAGTACACTATTTATAAATATTACAATGTGAGAATGTTTTTCGGAAGAGAGGTGCATGGCGGATGTCTGAACATCAGCTCAAGGAAGCGATTGATACATTAAAGCAAACCGGAGTCCGGATTACCCCGCAGCGTCATGCGATTTTGGAATACCTTATTCAATCCATGAACCATCCTACAGCGGACGATATCTATAAATCATTGGAAGGTAAGTTTCCAAATATGAGTGTGGCTACGGTCTATAATAACCTTCGGGTTTTCAAGGAAGTCGGACTTGTGAAGGAGTTAACCTATGGAGATTCCTCCAGCAGGTTCGATTTTGTAACAACAGAGCATTATCATGTTATTTGTGAAATGTGCGGAAAGATTGTTGATTTCCATTATCCTGGACTCGATGAAGTTGAGCATCTGGCGGCTCATGTTACTGGATTCAAAGTGAGCCATCACCGAATGGAGATCTACGGTGAATGCAGCGGGTGCGCTCAAAAAAATATCCATTAAAAAAGCTGATAGGAAGCGCCTATCAGCTTTTTTTTGCCGTTTTTCGGTTGTAATCTTCATTAAACTCTTTGCCTTCCAGCTGCTTGTCCAGTGTGAGAGGTTCTCTGCAATGCATACACATATCCACTCTCCCGAGAATTTTCGTAGGTTTTTGACATGCTGGACAGATAACCTGAACAGCTCGTGTAGAAAGCATGCCAATCCAAAAGTAAACTGCCGTGCTGGCTAAAACTGAAAGCAAGCCGAGGATCATGAAGATAGTCATTGCGATAATAGATTGCCTGAAAAAGATCCCTAAATACATGATGAAAAACCCAACAAAAACTAAGCTAAGCGCGAAAGTTCTTATTTTATTAATTTTGTTTGAATAAGCGCGAGCCATCCCATCAACCCCTTATACTAAATATAGCACAGGAAGCGGAGAGGATTTTGAAAAAATCACCATTAATATCCGAAAAATATCCTTGTCGAAAAAATGTCTTTTAATCCTTTAGTGGGATAAATGTTTGTCGAAAAAGGGTATTAGAAAAAAATGTAGAAGTTAAGAAACGAATCAATATTGTGCTTGGAGGAATTATTGAAATGGAAAACATTCTTCGCCCTATCTATCAGGAACGGGCAAGTCACCCGGACACGCTTGCTGTCATCATGGTTGAAAAAAAGGATCAAACCTCTCCGGGAACGGATATGTTTGATGCAGCGCTGCTAATTATTGTCCGCACAGCGGAAATCCCAGTACATATAAAACATTATGAGTTTAACGATCATAAGGCATCCATGCATATCGTGACAGAGAAACAGATCAGTGAATGGCTTGTGCTTGGAACAAACAGAAGGATCATTGATTGGATTTTAAATGGCAAGGTATTATTTGATCGGAATGAATATTTATCTCAACTGGTAGAAAAACTTAGTACATTCCCATTCTCTGAAAGAAAGCTGAAAATTGTCATGGAATACGGGAAGCTGATCAGACGTTATTTTGAGGGGAAATCTTTTTTTGAAGCAAAGCAGTATTTGGATGCATATAATCATATCGTTCATGCCCTTCATCATCTTGCAAGATTAGAAGTTATTGATCAGGGGTTTTATCCGGAGATTACTGTCTGGAATCAAGTTCGGCAGATTGAACCGCAGGTCCATAAGCTTTATCAGGAGCTGATCGATAGTGGAGAGCCCCTCAATAAAAGACTGGAGCTTCTTTTTCTTGCGAGTGATTTTTTGATTCATTCAAAAGCAGATGTGGGAGCGGCGCATTTACTTTCTATATTAGAAGAAAAGGAATTCTGGCACTTTTCGGAGCTCCTGGCTCACCCGGAGATCGCTTATTATGCGGTGGATCTGAGTATTTTGCTTGAGTTTTTAGTGGAGAGACAGTTCGTGGGCATTCATCTAATTGAAACGAAGGGCAAGGGAATTTATCACCGGGCTTATTCTTTTAAAAAAAGTTATTGACCAAGGTTGTGACAGGTGGTATATTAATAAGCGTCGCTGCTGAACGAAGCCGATAACGCCGAAATCGGCAGCGATAAAAAATAAAAAAGTTGTTGACTCGGGCTTCTGAAAATGTTATATTTATAAAGTCGCTTCTGAGGAAACGAACGAAACAAAATGATCTTTGAAAACTAAACAAATCGAAGTGCCAACGTTAATTCTAGAGCAACAAACAAGAGCTAGTCAAACTACTTTTTGGAGAGTTTGATCCTGGCTCAGGACGAACGCTGGCGGCGTGCCTAATACATGCAAGTCGAGCGGACCTCTTCGGAGGTCAGCGGCGGACGGGTGAGTAACACGTGGGCAACCTGCCTGTAAGACTGGGATAACTCCGGGAAACCGGAGCTAATACCGGATAACTTTTCGAACCGCATGGTTCGAAGATAAAAGACGGTTATGCTGTCACTTACAGATGGGCCCGCGGCGCATTAGCTAGTTGGTGAGGTAATGGCTCACCAAGGCGACGATGCGTAGCCGACCTGAGAGGGTGATCGGCCACACTGGGACTGAGACACGGCCCAGACTCCTACGGGAGGCAGCAGTAGGGAATCTTCCGCAATGGACGAAAGTCTGACGGAGCAACGCCGCGTGAGTGATGAAGGTTTTCGGATCGTAAAGCTCTGTTGTTAGGGAAGAACAAGTGCGGGAGTCACTGCCCGCGCCTTGACGGTACCTAACCAGAAAGCCACGGCTAACTACGTGCCAGCAGCCGCGGTAATACGTAGGTGGCAAGCGTTGTCCGGAATTATTGGGCGTAAAGCGCGCGCAGGCGGTCTTTTAAGTCTGATGTGAAAGCCCCCGGCTCAACCGGGGAGGGTCATTGGAAACTGGAGGACTTGAGTACAGAAGAGGAGAGTGGAATTCCACGTGTAGCGGTGAAATGCGTAGAGATGTGGAGGAACACCAGTGGCGAAGGCGACTCTCTGGTCTGTAACTGACGCTGAGGCGCGAAAGCGTGGGGAGCGAACAGGATTAGATACCCTGGTAGTCCACGCCGTAAACGATGAGTGCTAAGTGTTAGAGGGTTTCCGCCCTTTAGTGCTGCAGCTAACGCATTAAGCACTCCGCCTGGGGAGTACGGTCGCAAGACTGAAACTCAAAGGAATTGACGGGGGCCCGCACAAGCGGTGGAGCATGTGGTTTAATTCGAAGCAACGCGAAGAACCTTACCAGGTCTTGACATCCTCTGCCACTTCTAGAGATAGAAGGTTCCCCTTCGGGGGACAGAGTGACAGGTGGTGCATGGTTGTCGTCAGCTCGTGTCGTGAGATGTTGGGTTAAGTCCCGCAACGAGCGCAACCCTTGATCTTAGTTGCCAGCATTCAGTTGGGCACTCTAAGGTGACTGCCGGTGACAAACCGGAGGAAGGTGGGGATGACGTCAAATCATCA
Protein-coding regions in this window:
- the bcp gene encoding thioredoxin-dependent thiol peroxidase — translated: MSIEVGVQAPEFELNAAGGEKIKLSDYKGKYVVLYFYPKDMTPGCTTQACDFRDRHSEFADVNAVILGVSPDPVDKHDKFRDKYDLPFHLLADEDHKVSEAYGVWKLKKNFGKEYMGIERSTFIIDPEGKIIKEWKKVKVKDHVEDALSFIKNESN
- a CDS encoding DinB family protein produces the protein MENHPKKLYEYNAWAHQRILGHLKTLPQDIFHKEIKSTFPSVSATMTHIYVTEYLWLQALEGKEMAAAMEAAGKLREELGELSLDEIEKEFIEITAQFQSFFNLNPDLEKKIMLNNPFAGERETSLAEIIFHIINHGTYHRGNISAMLHQLDESSLMTDYVYYWYRDQLTPKK
- a CDS encoding ribbon-helix-helix domain-containing protein, whose product is MKRKNFPLRIDPELYKALEKWADDEIRSVNAQIEIILKEAVKRAGRSKKEE
- a CDS encoding SPFH domain-containing protein, with product MTEKKIWKVNGFMGILLFLIFCGGALFFFNAQQQFGEVAGIVLAIASLLLGMLVLSGLTIVQPNKANVCTFFGTYRGVIRDQGFWMTIPLTIRSTISLRAVNFNSDKLKVNDFEGNPIEIAAVIVYRVLDSAKAMYDVNDYVEFVRIQSETGIRHIATQYPYDNFYGDEGISLRKNSDEIADMLASDLQRRLQVAGVEVIEARIMHLAYSSEIASAMLQRQQATAVLAARKVIVDGAVGLVKSAIDQLAEEGVVELDEEKKAQMVNNLMVSLVSEKGMQPIINSGSIY
- the perR gene encoding peroxide-responsive transcriptional repressor PerR, with the protein product MSEHQLKEAIDTLKQTGVRITPQRHAILEYLIQSMNHPTADDIYKSLEGKFPNMSVATVYNNLRVFKEVGLVKELTYGDSSSRFDFVTTEHYHVICEMCGKIVDFHYPGLDEVEHLAAHVTGFKVSHHRMEIYGECSGCAQKNIH
- a CDS encoding YgzB family protein, whose product is MARAYSNKINKIRTFALSLVFVGFFIMYLGIFFRQSIIAMTIFMILGLLSVLASTAVYFWIGMLSTRAVQVICPACQKPTKILGRVDMCMHCREPLTLDKQLEGKEFNEDYNRKTAKKS
- a CDS encoding nucleotidyltransferase-like protein gives rise to the protein MENILRPIYQERASHPDTLAVIMVEKKDQTSPGTDMFDAALLIIVRTAEIPVHIKHYEFNDHKASMHIVTEKQISEWLVLGTNRRIIDWILNGKVLFDRNEYLSQLVEKLSTFPFSERKLKIVMEYGKLIRRYFEGKSFFEAKQYLDAYNHIVHALHHLARLEVIDQGFYPEITVWNQVRQIEPQVHKLYQELIDSGEPLNKRLELLFLASDFLIHSKADVGAAHLLSILEEKEFWHFSELLAHPEIAYYAVDLSILLEFLVERQFVGIHLIETKGKGIYHRAYSFKKSY